The Candidatus Liberimonas magnetica genome includes a window with the following:
- a CDS encoding radical SAM protein, which yields MELLGTVKEFILNNKIDEAKIILNEMLTKDPEDAFAVFELAKIYQMQGNDVSAEAEYKKVLKINANYHLAKLELARIYFRQRRLEMALEQYRGYLKEFPNDANIYKELANVYTHIGYIDESMKCLERSADIEPNNVDILMELGRVYREQGQKSKAVETFNKIYAFIDNGNRFLSNKVLNEIEATEGKEVLDSKVRSMIAMVLDRCNIKCRICDIWKGTWQVRDSIMKEIVDLFPYMEDISWQGGEVFMMNGFEDILMEGARHDNLKQVIFTNGLLINEKILQKIEKGKTDIVFSIDSVDKETYEYIRSGARFERLIKVLGLVKEFRSYKNNKVNIYLNAVIMKSNHTELENFIEFAKKYDFNAVTFTPIRRNSEEDIFLGDKNKLESLKNSMKNARKIAASYGIRLNDWLPLDSDVKNKADENMGNTLNEQGIKEDKNKPICFAPWQRLLIDCNGMARPFGFCLKKFVGSTDSMSLSEIWNGEGMRFYRRKLANNDYLDLCQKECIMGQVKDKICRVE from the coding sequence GTGGAACTATTAGGGACAGTTAAAGAATTTATATTGAATAACAAGATCGATGAGGCAAAAATAATTTTGAATGAAATGCTCACTAAAGACCCGGAAGATGCGTTTGCGGTTTTTGAATTGGCAAAGATCTATCAAATGCAGGGGAACGATGTGTCAGCTGAGGCAGAGTACAAAAAAGTATTAAAGATAAACGCCAATTACCATTTGGCAAAATTAGAATTAGCCAGGATATATTTTAGGCAGAGAAGGCTTGAGATGGCATTAGAACAATACAGGGGTTATTTGAAAGAGTTCCCCAACGATGCAAACATTTATAAGGAATTAGCCAATGTATATACACATATCGGGTATATAGATGAATCGATGAAATGCTTGGAAAGATCTGCTGATATTGAACCAAACAATGTAGATATCCTGATGGAATTAGGAAGGGTATATAGAGAACAGGGACAGAAATCAAAGGCTGTTGAAACTTTCAATAAAATATACGCTTTTATTGATAACGGAAACAGGTTCCTGTCTAATAAAGTATTGAATGAAATAGAAGCAACTGAAGGAAAAGAGGTCCTGGATTCCAAAGTAAGGTCAATGATAGCGATGGTCCTGGATAGGTGTAATATAAAATGCCGGATATGCGATATATGGAAGGGGACATGGCAAGTACGGGATAGTATAATGAAAGAAATAGTTGATTTATTCCCTTATATGGAAGATATTTCCTGGCAAGGCGGAGAAGTTTTTATGATGAATGGGTTTGAAGATATTCTTATGGAAGGTGCCAGGCATGACAATTTAAAGCAAGTGATATTTACCAACGGACTTCTGATAAATGAAAAAATACTTCAGAAAATAGAGAAAGGCAAGACAGATATCGTTTTTTCCATAGATTCTGTAGACAAGGAAACCTATGAGTATATAAGAAGCGGTGCAAGGTTTGAAAGGCTGATAAAAGTTTTAGGATTAGTTAAGGAGTTCCGCTCTTACAAAAACAACAAGGTCAATATATATCTAAATGCCGTAATAATGAAGTCAAACCATACAGAATTGGAAAATTTTATTGAATTTGCCAAGAAATATGATTTTAATGCGGTAACATTTACTCCGATCAGGAGAAATAGCGAAGAAGATATTTTCCTCGGCGATAAAAATAAACTGGAAAGTTTAAAAAATAGTATGAAAAATGCCAGAAAAATCGCAGCATCTTACGGGATAAGGCTTAATGATTGGCTGCCTCTTGACAGTGATGTAAAAAACAAGGCTGATGAAAATATGGGGAATACTTTAAATGAGCAGGGAATAAAGGAAGATAAAAATAAACCGATCTGTTTCGCACCCTGGCAGCGATTGCTCATTGATTGCAATGGCATGGCACGTCCTTTCGGGTTTTGTTTAAAAAAGTTTGTTGGCAGCACAGATTCTATGAGTTTAAGCGAAATTTGGAATGGAGAAGGAATGAGGTTTTACAGAAGGAAGCTGGCAAATAATGACTATTTGGATTTGTGCCAAAAAGAATGCATTATGGGCCAGGTAAAAGATAAAATATGCAGGGTTGAATAA
- a CDS encoding radical SAM protein: MTTKNEIITAYNYQKDGLYDKALECFINIGNDPEYRERAKLEIAKIYKMMNNPLQAIKSFIDLIEVNPHNNEAIKELGEISCLSNIYEQTIKVLNDICGRNPAAYLELGNIYCQLGDFDKALKCLGSYSETSNDDPEANIIYAKIYKKLGRLEEALKYLVKVTALDKNNYEAICETGDLFYLKEDYNKAIEYYLKASKIKDDKEVHLRLAELYQILNKYECSKDEENKILNLTPKNCFDQDMALNKIEILRKDIVLRSKVKRLWATLTTRCNIKCKTCGLWNKKWDLPYKTAKEIMDYYPFLERVVWLGGEVFLYKHFEEMFDKAASFENLTQHVITNGVILTDKWINKIVQTKNTELAVSIDGVTKDVYESIRQGSSYDKLMKNVKKLIESKNKYNPKMNIRLNAVIMKSNYLQIEDFIEFAKDNGFNQVSLMALHFNLAPDEDIFYENKDADAIKFVSKAIPAIKKKSAEYKIELDILLPPAETSFKKINKKEDTEIKVQQIKSKEIVCKMPWQYMMICDNGDVLITGSCLRKIGNIDENSLDEIWNSKTAVSYRRNIIDRKFEGICRTECMARW, encoded by the coding sequence ATGACTACTAAAAATGAAATAATTACCGCATATAATTATCAGAAAGATGGCTTATATGATAAAGCTTTGGAGTGTTTCATCAATATTGGCAATGATCCGGAATACCGGGAAAGAGCGAAATTAGAAATCGCCAAGATTTATAAAATGATGAATAATCCTCTTCAAGCTATAAAATCATTTATAGATTTAATCGAAGTAAACCCGCATAATAACGAGGCCATAAAAGAGTTAGGAGAAATATCCTGCCTTTCAAATATTTATGAACAAACAATAAAGGTTCTTAATGATATATGCGGACGTAATCCTGCAGCATATTTGGAACTTGGCAATATATATTGCCAGTTAGGAGATTTCGATAAAGCCTTGAAGTGCCTGGGGAGTTATTCGGAAACATCAAACGATGATCCGGAAGCAAACATCATTTATGCTAAAATATACAAAAAACTAGGAAGATTAGAAGAAGCGCTGAAATATTTAGTGAAAGTTACAGCTCTGGACAAGAATAACTATGAAGCAATTTGTGAAACAGGAGATTTATTTTATTTGAAGGAAGACTACAATAAAGCGATAGAATATTATTTAAAGGCGTCTAAGATCAAAGATGACAAGGAAGTACATTTAAGGCTGGCTGAATTGTACCAAATATTGAATAAATACGAATGTTCTAAGGATGAAGAAAATAAAATTCTAAATTTAACCCCAAAGAATTGTTTCGACCAGGACATGGCCTTAAATAAGATAGAAATATTACGAAAAGATATCGTCTTGAGATCGAAAGTTAAACGTTTATGGGCAACACTTACTACCAGATGTAATATTAAGTGCAAAACTTGCGGTTTATGGAATAAAAAATGGGATTTGCCTTATAAAACCGCCAAAGAAATTATGGATTATTACCCTTTTCTTGAAAGAGTGGTTTGGCTGGGCGGAGAGGTATTCCTATATAAACATTTTGAGGAAATGTTCGATAAAGCGGCAAGTTTTGAAAACCTTACTCAGCATGTAATTACAAACGGCGTCATTTTAACAGACAAGTGGATAAACAAAATCGTACAGACCAAAAATACAGAGTTAGCGGTATCCATAGACGGTGTAACAAAAGATGTGTATGAATCTATACGGCAAGGCTCAAGTTATGATAAATTAATGAAAAATGTTAAGAAACTAATCGAATCTAAGAATAAATACAATCCTAAAATGAACATTAGATTAAATGCGGTAATTATGAAAAGCAACTACCTCCAAATCGAAGATTTTATTGAATTTGCAAAAGATAACGGGTTTAACCAGGTATCCTTGATGGCCTTGCATTTTAACCTGGCACCGGACGAAGATATATTTTATGAGAATAAAGATGCTGACGCTATAAAGTTTGTTTCTAAAGCTATACCGGCCATCAAAAAAAAGTCAGCTGAATATAAAATAGAGCTTGATATCCTGCTGCCTCCTGCGGAAACCAGCTTTAAAAAAATAAATAAAAAGGAAGATACGGAGATAAAAGTACAGCAAATAAAATCAAAAGAAATAGTCTGTAAAATGCCGTGGCAGTATATGATGATATGTGATAACGGGGATGTTTTGATAACCGGGTCCTGTCTAAGAAAAATCGGGAATATAGATGAAAATTCTCTTGATGAGATATGGAACAGCAAAACAGCGGTGTCTTACAGGCGAAATATTATAGACCGTAAATTTGAAGGGATATGCAGGACTGAATGTATGGCAAGATGGTAA
- a CDS encoding tetratricopeptide repeat protein, producing MKENIDRTNQKNIELGKGYRDNNLFDKAEHIFKGVIKNDANNSQAHFELANIYVAKKLHEMAASEYEKAIDLDNKHDLALIELSKLYWKEGKQKEAKELLERAIKVNYNNAQAHLELGKINRLLGDYSASKKEFNAFLTISPDEKISSWLNKIKEVKGKRGKLAPYRVFITWGMHYECNYKCSYCYTPKPGQKDFKKDIKHIASYPGTEKIIDAWKNVSMKYGACRIRLDGGEPSVYPDFIRLVKELSNFHKLQINTNLSFNINKFIKEIDPKNVRIDASIHPEFMNIEEFAANLNKLKERGFKVIGVFVGYPPYVDRVDSYKRKLDEIDVPFIIHPFSGSLNDKKYPAAYTDYEFDKIYGIDKKSKIESDWRKDKDDIKETVKETAKKCLMGFTYARIYPNGQAYRCCTDDGLLSLGNLFDGSFNLLEEPENCRNDNCRCWRCMVTGQEERWLSTWLDDWEMPF from the coding sequence ATGAAGGAAAATATAGATAGAACAAACCAAAAGAATATTGAGCTTGGAAAAGGTTATAGGGATAATAATCTTTTTGATAAAGCAGAACATATTTTTAAGGGTGTCATTAAAAATGATGCAAATAACTCACAGGCACATTTTGAATTAGCAAATATATATGTTGCGAAAAAGTTACATGAAATGGCAGCATCGGAATATGAAAAAGCCATAGATTTGGATAATAAACATGATCTCGCCCTGATAGAATTATCAAAGTTATATTGGAAAGAAGGAAAACAAAAAGAGGCCAAAGAGCTGCTTGAAAGAGCCATTAAAGTAAATTATAATAATGCACAGGCGCATTTGGAACTTGGTAAAATAAACAGGCTACTCGGAGATTATAGCGCTTCAAAAAAAGAATTTAATGCGTTTTTAACTATCAGCCCTGACGAAAAGATAAGCAGTTGGCTTAATAAGATAAAAGAAGTAAAAGGCAAAAGAGGGAAATTAGCGCCTTATCGGGTCTTTATTACCTGGGGAATGCATTATGAATGCAATTATAAGTGTTCTTACTGTTATACGCCAAAACCAGGACAAAAAGATTTTAAGAAAGATATTAAACATATCGCTTCTTATCCGGGGACAGAAAAGATAATTGATGCCTGGAAAAATGTTTCAATGAAATATGGGGCTTGCAGGATACGCTTAGACGGAGGTGAACCTTCAGTCTATCCGGATTTTATAAGGCTGGTTAAAGAGCTGTCAAATTTTCACAAGCTCCAGATAAATACAAACCTGTCTTTTAATATTAATAAGTTTATAAAAGAAATTGACCCGAAAAATGTCAGGATTGACGCAAGTATTCATCCTGAATTCATGAACATTGAAGAATTCGCAGCGAATTTAAATAAATTAAAAGAGAGGGGTTTTAAGGTAATAGGGGTATTTGTAGGTTATCCGCCCTATGTGGACAGGGTAGATTCGTATAAAAGGAAGCTTGACGAAATAGATGTGCCTTTTATTATCCATCCTTTTTCCGGATCTTTAAACGATAAAAAATATCCTGCTGCATACACTGATTATGAGTTTGATAAAATATACGGGATCGATAAAAAAAGCAAGATAGAATCTGATTGGAGAAAAGATAAAGACGATATTAAGGAAACGGTCAAAGAAACAGCAAAAAAATGTCTTATGGGCTTCACTTATGCAAGGATATATCCCAACGGACAGGCATATAGGTGCTGTACGGATGACGGTTTACTAAGTTTAGGCAATCTATTTGACGGAAGTTTCAATCTTTTGGAAGAACCGGAAAACTGCCGGAATGATAACTGCAGATGCTGGAGATGTATGGTAACAGGCCAGGAGGAAAGGTGGCTTTCAACATGGCTAGATGACTGGGAAATGCCGTTTTAA
- a CDS encoding radical SAM protein: MGKAVMVTFGWDLCKTCNYRCPYCGTWETSPKNKLLSPKEWGLIWERIYGLYGKCYIYISGGEPSTYPGFYELVEMLGKYHFPEICTNLSWDIDKLVPKLSKEQIKIAPTFHPSFADFEEFFKKVVKIKEYLPDHQVYYVAYPNQIKDMPQRSKKLMNESVKLIPLPLRGDGFVLNSEEEKGIIEELSPYKGSEKMDYQLNKAIPKGKLCRAGQDYAVIRTSGLVDRCSQYADGKVGNFLDKDFKLFDEPLVCEKSYCPIESQWIVQEK; encoded by the coding sequence ATGGGTAAAGCTGTAATGGTTACATTTGGCTGGGATCTGTGCAAAACATGCAATTACAGGTGCCCTTATTGCGGGACTTGGGAAACCTCGCCTAAAAATAAATTGTTGTCCCCAAAAGAGTGGGGTTTGATCTGGGAAAGGATTTACGGGCTGTACGGTAAATGCTATATATATATATCCGGAGGAGAGCCTTCTACATATCCTGGTTTTTATGAACTGGTGGAAATGCTGGGAAAATATCATTTTCCAGAAATTTGCACTAACCTATCATGGGATATTGACAAGCTGGTACCGAAACTGTCCAAAGAACAGATAAAGATCGCGCCGACTTTTCATCCGAGCTTCGCAGATTTTGAAGAGTTTTTTAAAAAAGTCGTGAAAATAAAAGAATATCTTCCTGATCATCAGGTTTATTATGTGGCATATCCCAATCAAATAAAAGATATGCCGCAAAGAAGTAAAAAATTAATGAATGAAAGTGTGAAACTCATACCCCTGCCGCTCAGGGGCGATGGTTTTGTGCTCAATTCCGAAGAAGAAAAAGGGATAATAGAAGAGTTAAGCCCGTATAAGGGAAGCGAAAAAATGGATTACCAGCTGAACAAAGCAATTCCAAAAGGGAAGCTTTGCCGGGCCGGGCAAGATTACGCTGTCATAAGAACAAGCGGCCTTGTTGACAGGTGCAGTCAATATGCAGATGGTAAAGTAGGTAATTTTTTAGATAAGGATTTTAAATTGTTCGATGAACCATTAGTTTGCGAAAAGTCGTATTGCCCGATAGAATCACAATGGATTGTGCAGGAAAAATGA
- a CDS encoding ORF6N domain-containing protein, translating into MLFVQVKRNRKRFSETFMFQLNKEEFESLRSQFATSNRGGRRYLPYVFSEYGALMLANILESQKAIDASVQIIETFVKLREFAYTHKELVQKISQLERKYDHHDYQIQKLFDKTRDTPTLTEKHIKIDGFKNKE; encoded by the coding sequence ATACTATTCGTCCAAGTAAAACGAAATAGAAAACGGTTTTCAGAGACATTTATGTTTCAATTGAATAAAGAAGAGTTTGAAAGTTTGAGGTCGCAATTTGCGACCTCAAACAGGGGCGGTAGAAGATACCTGCCCTATGTGTTCTCAGAATATGGTGCTTTAATGCTTGCAAATATATTAGAAAGTCAAAAGGCTATAGATGCGAGCGTTCAGATTATTGAAACCTTTGTTAAATTAAGAGAATTTGCGTACACTCATAAGGAATTAGTTCAAAAAATAAGCCAATTGGAGCGCAAATACGACCACCATGATTATCAAATACAAAAACTTTTCGATAAAACACGAGATACACCAACGCTTACAGAAAAACACATAAAAATAGACGGATTCAAAAATAAAGAATAG
- a CDS encoding transposase, which yields MPRQGRINIEGGIYHVIQRGIERREIFKDDADREEFLRRLAEGLENTRHKCYGWVLMPNHFHLLIRTGAKPLSDLMRKLLTGYALYFNRKYKRSGYLYQNRYKSILCQEESYFLELVRYIHLNPLRARLVKDIKELNKYKWCGHSVLAGKNKIEWQSVGEILERFGAGRGEAQRKYVEFVRDAKDMGKKEELTGGGLIRSAGGWREVIGLRKSKERWQGDERILGDGEFVSKILKEAEEKIQKTERLKREGWDLSKVMEKVAEQLDIEKSEMKKKRRDIKVSDARKIVLYIGNKELKISGRELGEYFHVSRQAITRAVNAGERLVAKYNIKLM from the coding sequence ATGCCAAGACAGGGAAGAATAAACATAGAGGGCGGGATATATCACGTAATACAACGTGGGATAGAGCGTCGTGAAATATTTAAAGATGATGCTGATCGGGAAGAATTTCTTCGCAGGTTGGCAGAAGGGCTAGAAAATACAAGGCACAAATGTTATGGTTGGGTGTTAATGCCCAATCATTTTCATTTATTGATAAGAACCGGGGCTAAGCCCTTAAGTGATTTAATGAGAAAGCTTTTAACTGGGTATGCGCTTTATTTCAACCGGAAATACAAGAGGAGCGGATATCTTTATCAAAATAGGTATAAATCGATACTATGTCAGGAAGAATCGTATTTTCTTGAACTTGTCAGGTATATACATCTGAATCCGTTAAGAGCAAGATTGGTTAAAGACATCAAAGAGCTAAACAAATACAAATGGTGCGGGCATTCTGTATTAGCAGGAAAAAATAAAATAGAATGGCAGTCAGTAGGTGAGATATTAGAAAGGTTTGGTGCAGGGAGAGGAGAAGCGCAAAGGAAATATGTTGAATTTGTGAGAGATGCAAAAGATATGGGTAAAAAAGAAGAGCTGACTGGTGGCGGACTGATACGAAGTGCTGGTGGATGGAGAGAAGTAATCGGTTTACGGAAGTCAAAAGAGAGATGGCAGGGAGACGAGCGTATTTTGGGGGACGGTGAGTTTGTTAGTAAGATACTAAAAGAGGCAGAAGAGAAAATACAAAAAACAGAAAGGTTAAAGCGTGAAGGATGGGATTTATCAAAAGTAATGGAAAAAGTAGCTGAGCAGCTGGATATTGAAAAAAGCGAAATGAAAAAGAAAAGGCGAGATATAAAAGTATCTGATGCAAGGAAGATTGTGTTATATATCGGGAATAAAGAATTAAAAATAAGCGGAAGGGAATTGGGTGAGTATTTTCATGTTAGCAGGCAGGCAATAACCAGAGCAGTTAATGCAGGGGAAAGGCTAGTGGCAAAATATAATATAAAACTAATGTGA
- a CDS encoding radical SAM protein translates to MIEIDWLIHYKCNYRCPYCFFEGLWQEVEKRNKYLKTGNWVKAYRKLSDKYGGLKLIITGGEPFLYPDFLKMIIELNKFAHVSFDTNLSCSKEDVKTLVQEISPDNFFMGLSYHPSFADLEEFASKATVLKDNGFDIRIHYVTYPEQLEGLKVTGDYFLNKGFRFTPLPFRGNYKGKNYPAGFSEQERDHINEVIGSLKSDKDIQWASKQVVQVKSKGQMCAAGQLYIRVDNDGSVYPCSNDYSKSRDKMLLGNIFDENFKLNDSPMLCRQETCPCEFRWIVK, encoded by the coding sequence ATGATAGAAATAGACTGGCTTATTCACTATAAGTGCAATTACAGGTGCCCGTATTGTTTTTTTGAAGGCCTGTGGCAGGAAGTTGAAAAAAGGAATAAATATCTAAAGACCGGCAACTGGGTCAAGGCCTACAGAAAGCTTAGTGACAAATACGGCGGGTTGAAACTCATAATTACAGGCGGTGAACCTTTCCTGTACCCGGATTTTCTAAAGATGATAATTGAATTGAACAAGTTCGCTCATGTTTCATTTGACACGAACTTGTCCTGCAGTAAAGAAGACGTTAAAACACTGGTACAGGAAATAAGCCCGGATAATTTTTTCATGGGGCTGAGTTACCACCCGTCGTTTGCGGACCTGGAAGAGTTTGCCAGCAAGGCAACGGTCTTGAAAGATAACGGGTTTGATATCAGGATACATTATGTAACCTATCCGGAACAATTAGAAGGCCTTAAAGTGACCGGGGATTATTTTCTAAACAAGGGTTTCAGGTTTACGCCCCTGCCTTTCCGGGGCAATTATAAGGGAAAGAACTACCCCGCGGGTTTTAGCGAACAGGAAAGGGATCATATAAATGAAGTAATAGGCAGCCTTAAAAGCGATAAAGATATCCAATGGGCAAGCAAACAGGTCGTGCAGGTAAAAAGCAAGGGACAGATGTGCGCTGCAGGCCAGTTGTACATAAGAGTTGACAACGATGGTTCAGTCTATCCCTGCAGCAACGATTACTCGAAAAGCCGGGATAAGATGCTTCTTGGCAACATATTTGACGAGAACTTTAAGTTGAACGACAGCCCGATGTTGTGCAGGCAGGAAACCTGTCCGTGCGAGTTCAGATGGATAGTAAAATAA
- a CDS encoding radical SAM protein, whose amino-acid sequence MKNARKNIPPGKCFYTWDIHYACNYRCSYCFFNDTWEEEKKKNRYPGIEEWKRIWGDIYDKYGEGHLHISGGEPFHYPGFIELVSFLTDKFTVEFDTNLSFDVDEFMKKIPPDRVRFAASFHPQFADFGTFLKKAKALKDGGYDLGVNYVAFPEQLARMEEYKSGFDIEHISFDVMPFRGKYKGKEYPQSYTKEERELVCKCDPRTAPKMLESYGDKNDGDKKEKPLNPHLGKLCRMGQVYTKIHSNGNAYRCCLIKEEGKIGNLIDGTFALYDEPKECRLDKCPCWVAMIVDEEKNWLFHWQTPKIKTKS is encoded by the coding sequence ATGAAGAACGCCAGAAAAAATATACCTCCCGGGAAATGTTTTTATACCTGGGATATCCATTATGCATGCAATTACAGGTGCAGTTATTGTTTTTTTAACGATACCTGGGAAGAGGAGAAAAAAAAGAACAGGTATCCCGGAATAGAAGAATGGAAAAGGATATGGGGTGATATCTACGACAAGTACGGTGAAGGCCACCTGCACATTTCCGGCGGCGAGCCGTTCCATTACCCCGGTTTCATCGAGCTGGTCTCGTTCCTGACCGATAAATTCACGGTTGAGTTTGATACGAACCTGTCTTTTGACGTAGATGAATTCATGAAGAAGATACCGCCTGACCGGGTAAGGTTCGCGGCTTCGTTCCATCCTCAGTTTGCGGATTTCGGCACGTTCCTTAAAAAAGCCAAAGCTCTGAAGGACGGGGGGTATGACCTTGGCGTAAACTATGTCGCGTTCCCTGAACAGTTAGCCAGGATGGAAGAATACAAGTCGGGTTTTGACATTGAACATATATCTTTTGACGTAATGCCGTTCCGCGGCAAATACAAGGGCAAAGAGTATCCGCAGAGCTATACCAAAGAGGAAAGAGAGCTGGTATGCAAGTGCGATCCCAGGACAGCCCCAAAGATGCTGGAATCTTACGGCGATAAAAACGACGGAGACAAGAAAGAAAAGCCTCTTAACCCTCACCTTGGAAAGTTATGCCGAATGGGGCAGGTCTACACAAAGATCCACTCCAACGGCAACGCTTACAGGTGTTGTTTGATAAAGGAAGAAGGAAAGATCGGCAACCTTATTGACGGGACCTTCGCTCTTTATGATGAACCTAAGGAGTGCCGTCTTGATAAATGCCCGTGCTGGGTCGCCATGATAGTAGATGAGGAAAAGAACTGGCTTTTTCACTGGCAAACGCCGAAAATCAAAACTAAATCATGA
- a CDS encoding radical SAM protein yields MKTIINIYDLKNKLVRIPKYPRLDPPYRVHWNWDISFKCNYKCSYCEVIKRDIEFKSKSIDISRWEEAWEKIFEKYWGSHVRFSGGEPTIYPNFWGLVKTLLKYNSVDITTNLSFDMKEFLDKIPPNNGVSISSSFHPEFDDMKKYLDKVKFLHHNGFPSTICYVGYPNHLGKISEYKKMVESERIYFKVIPFAGKFNDKWYPQSYSVEEKMLLEGIAKDALDEHLKDMNSRWYDWRVKREEEPGKKVKTGELCRMGQMYAKIHPDGSVTRCCAGYHGVDSGSLGSILDKDFKLLDEPAACKVSYQCPCFKSMLVGQEEDKWVPLWEALEHPVYRTEYMKEYANYIKREKK; encoded by the coding sequence ATGAAGACGATCATAAATATCTACGATTTAAAGAATAAATTAGTTAGAATACCAAAATATCCCAGGCTGGACCCCCCGTACCGTGTTCACTGGAACTGGGATATTTCGTTCAAATGCAACTATAAGTGTTCTTACTGCGAAGTAATAAAAAGAGATATAGAATTTAAGTCTAAAAGCATAGATATAAGCAGATGGGAAGAGGCTTGGGAAAAGATATTCGAAAAATATTGGGGAAGCCATGTAAGATTTTCCGGGGGAGAGCCGACTATTTACCCGAATTTCTGGGGTCTCGTTAAAACGCTTTTGAAATACAATTCGGTAGATATAACGACTAACCTAAGTTTTGATATGAAGGAATTCCTGGACAAAATCCCGCCAAACAACGGGGTGTCCATCTCGTCAAGTTTTCATCCGGAATTCGATGACATGAAAAAATACCTTGATAAAGTAAAGTTCCTTCATCATAACGGGTTCCCGTCAACTATATGCTATGTTGGATATCCTAACCATCTCGGTAAGATTTCTGAGTATAAAAAAATGGTGGAAAGCGAGAGGATATACTTTAAGGTCATACCGTTCGCAGGTAAGTTCAATGATAAATGGTACCCTCAGTCCTATAGTGTTGAAGAGAAAATGCTTCTTGAAGGCATTGCAAAAGATGCCCTGGACGAGCATTTAAAGGACATGAACTCCAGGTGGTATGACTGGCGTGTAAAAAGGGAAGAAGAACCGGGAAAAAAAGTAAAAACAGGCGAGTTGTGCCGGATGGGCCAGATGTATGCAAAGATACACCCGGACGGTTCAGTGACCAGGTGCTGTGCCGGTTATCACGGGGTAGATTCAGGCTCCCTGGGCAGCATCCTTGATAAGGATTTCAAGCTGCTGGATGAACCGGCTGCCTGCAAGGTAAGTTACCAGTGCCCGTGTTTTAAAAGTATGCTCGTTGGGCAAGAAGAAGATAAGTGGGTCCCTCTCTGGGAAGCGCTGGAACATCCGGTTTATAGAACTGAGTATATGAAAGAATATGCCAATTACATTAAAAGGGAAAAGAAATGA
- a CDS encoding radical SAM protein, whose product MQEIKDSFYLQGKDSKKESFNIPDMINFEWNMLYACNYRCPHCIFEGKWEEYGKRTVYLSVNEWMAHWQRIYDKYGRASVLITGGEPFIYPDFTSLVSKLSQLHYPINISTNGSLGLEEFVNKVDPQKVSITLSFQPNYDKLEDIIGKVKYLRKHDFQTGNINLCAYPGYLKEFNNYLKVASSQNEVLKVIPFYGNYNGFSYPESYNAEEKNMLGLDNTWKENVEKKGVMCAAGKKSALIFPDGKVARCGQIGERHLIGNIFDDNFTLLKKALPCDVEMCPCLKAITE is encoded by the coding sequence ATGCAAGAAATAAAAGACAGTTTCTATTTACAGGGCAAGGACTCTAAAAAGGAAAGTTTCAATATTCCTGATATGATTAACTTTGAGTGGAATATGCTTTATGCCTGCAACTACCGGTGTCCTCATTGCATATTTGAAGGAAAGTGGGAAGAGTACGGCAAACGTACCGTTTATCTTTCTGTAAATGAGTGGATGGCACACTGGCAGAGAATTTATGACAAATATGGGCGGGCAAGCGTGCTTATAACAGGCGGAGAACCTTTTATATATCCCGATTTTACAAGCCTCGTATCAAAACTGTCGCAGTTGCATTATCCTATAAATATATCAACGAACGGTTCCCTGGGGCTAGAAGAATTTGTAAATAAAGTAGACCCGCAAAAAGTTTCTATAACATTAAGTTTTCAGCCAAATTACGATAAGCTGGAGGATATTATAGGTAAGGTAAAATATTTGAGAAAACATGATTTCCAGACAGGAAATATTAATTTGTGCGCATACCCGGGCTACTTAAAAGAATTTAACAATTATTTAAAAGTAGCAAGTTCACAAAATGAGGTACTGAAGGTTATCCCGTTTTATGGGAATTACAACGGGTTTTCTTACCCGGAGAGTTATAATGCTGAAGAGAAAAATATGCTTGGGCTTGATAATACCTGGAAAGAAAACGTTGAAAAAAAAGGTGTAATGTGTGCGGCCGGCAAAAAATCAGCTTTAATATTTCCCGACGGCAAAGTTGCACGGTGCGGACAGATAGGAGAAAGGCACTTAATAGGCAATATATTCGACGATAACTTTACTTTGCTTAAAAAAGCGTTGCCATGCGATGTGGAAATGTGCCCATGCCTGAAAGCGATTACGGAATAA